In the genome of Desulfovibrio sp. ZJ209, one region contains:
- the ldhH gene encoding L-lactate dehydrogenase (quinone) large subunit LdhH translates to MHKAPSTLSDYRKQIDEALGDEFLRRTLDTFAVAYKANREAVFKDVDERRLIEEIAAAKDDACQHMEELYEEFKKNAEKLGVHVHRAADAEDANRIIVGIAKKNHVKRVVKSKSMTAEEIQLNPALEKEGIIVDETDLGEWIIQLRHEGPSHMVMPAIHLSRYQVADNFEKETGEKQEAEDVQKLVKVARVQLRRKFIAADMGVSGCNFAIAENGAISTVTNEGNARMVETLAPIHVAVAGLDKLVPTLDVALTALQVLPRNATAQRLTAYVSLISGCVPCAVGPDGRKELHVVFLDNGRTEIAKDPLFSQIFRCVRCGACANVCPVFRLVGGHKMGYIYIGAIGLILTYFFHGKDKAKVLCQNCVGCESCANVCAGGIDLPRLIRDIRARCSEEQGSGAQAALLASVMKNRKLFQTLLRFASKAQKPFTGGTQFQRHLPNMFLGKHGFKALPALAPKAFRDKWESIRPRVQNPVMKVAIFGGCAQDFIYPEQLEAAVKIMGAKNVAVDFPMEQTCCGLPVEMMGERKTSTEIAKQNIGAFDPKDYDYIVTLCASCASHLKHVYPKLLENDPERYEAQAFADKIIDFSSFVRDKLGLKPEDFEKSGEKVTYHASCHLCRGLKVKEAPRELIADAAEYVPCEEEEVCCGFGGTYSMKFPEISGQLMDNKLKHIADTGAERLVVDCPGCVMQIKGGAEKKGQKIKVQHIAELLAENLKKD, encoded by the coding sequence ATGCATAAAGCGCCGTCCACCCTTTCCGACTACCGCAAACAGATCGACGAGGCCCTGGGCGACGAGTTCCTGCGCCGCACCCTCGACACCTTCGCCGTGGCCTACAAGGCCAACCGCGAAGCCGTGTTCAAGGACGTGGACGAGCGCAGGCTCATCGAGGAGATCGCCGCCGCCAAGGACGACGCCTGCCAGCACATGGAGGAGCTCTACGAGGAGTTCAAAAAGAACGCCGAAAAGCTCGGCGTGCATGTGCACCGCGCGGCCGACGCCGAGGACGCCAACCGCATCATCGTGGGCATCGCCAAGAAGAACCACGTCAAGCGCGTGGTCAAGTCCAAGTCCATGACCGCCGAGGAGATCCAGCTCAACCCCGCGCTGGAGAAGGAAGGCATCATCGTGGACGAGACCGACCTCGGCGAGTGGATCATCCAGCTGCGCCATGAGGGCCCCTCGCACATGGTCATGCCGGCCATCCACCTCTCCCGCTACCAGGTGGCCGACAACTTCGAGAAGGAGACCGGCGAGAAGCAGGAGGCCGAGGACGTCCAGAAGCTCGTCAAGGTGGCGCGCGTGCAGCTTCGGCGCAAGTTCATCGCCGCGGACATGGGCGTTTCGGGCTGCAACTTCGCCATTGCCGAAAACGGCGCCATCTCGACGGTCACCAACGAGGGCAACGCCCGCATGGTGGAGACGCTGGCGCCCATCCATGTGGCCGTGGCCGGCCTCGACAAGCTGGTGCCCACGCTGGACGTGGCCCTCACCGCCCTGCAGGTGCTGCCGCGCAACGCCACGGCCCAGCGCCTCACGGCCTATGTGAGCCTCATCTCCGGCTGCGTGCCCTGTGCCGTGGGCCCGGACGGCCGCAAGGAACTCCATGTGGTCTTTCTCGACAACGGCCGCACCGAGATCGCGAAAGACCCGCTCTTCTCGCAGATCTTCCGCTGCGTGCGCTGCGGCGCCTGCGCCAACGTGTGCCCGGTGTTCCGCCTCGTGGGCGGCCACAAGATGGGCTACATCTATATCGGCGCCATCGGCCTCATCCTCACCTACTTCTTCCACGGCAAGGACAAGGCCAAGGTGCTCTGCCAGAACTGCGTGGGCTGCGAATCCTGCGCCAACGTGTGCGCCGGCGGCATCGACCTGCCGCGCCTCATCCGCGACATCCGCGCCCGCTGCTCCGAGGAGCAGGGCTCGGGCGCCCAGGCGGCGCTGCTCGCCTCGGTGATGAAGAACCGCAAGCTCTTCCAGACCCTCTTGCGCTTCGCGAGCAAGGCGCAGAAGCCCTTCACCGGCGGCACGCAGTTCCAGCGGCATTTGCCCAACATGTTCCTCGGCAAGCACGGCTTCAAGGCCCTGCCCGCGCTGGCGCCCAAGGCCTTCCGCGACAAGTGGGAGTCCATCCGGCCGCGCGTGCAGAACCCGGTGATGAAGGTCGCCATCTTCGGCGGCTGCGCGCAGGACTTCATCTATCCCGAGCAGCTTGAGGCGGCGGTGAAGATCATGGGCGCGAAAAACGTGGCCGTGGACTTCCCCATGGAGCAGACCTGCTGCGGGCTCCCCGTGGAGATGATGGGCGAGCGCAAGACCTCCACCGAGATCGCCAAGCAGAACATCGGCGCCTTCGACCCCAAGGACTATGACTATATCGTCACGCTCTGCGCGAGCTGCGCCTCGCACCTGAAGCATGTCTATCCGAAGCTGCTGGAGAACGATCCCGAGCGCTACGAGGCCCAGGCCTTCGCGGACAAGATCATCGACTTCAGCTCCTTCGTGCGCGACAAGCTGGGCCTCAAGCCCGAGGACTTCGAGAAGAGTGGCGAGAAAGTCACCTACCATGCCTCCTGCCACCTCTGCCGCGGCCTCAAGGTCAAGGAGGCCCCGCGCGAGCTCATCGCGGACGCGGCCGAATACGTGCCCTGCGAGGAAGAAGAGGTCTGCTGCGGCTTCGGCGGCACCTATTCCATGAAGTTCCCGGAGATCTCGGGCCAGCTCATGGACAACAAGCTGAAGCACATCGCGGACACCGGGGCCGAGCGCCTTGTGGTGGACTGCCCCGGCTGCGTCATGCAGATCAAGGGCGGCGCGGAAAAGAAGGGCCAGAAGATCAAGGTGCAGCACATCGCCGAGCTCTTGGCCGAAAACCTCAAGAAGGACTAG
- a CDS encoding fluoride efflux transporter CrcB produces the protein MNVVYSIIAIGIGATGGAAFRWLLGHALHALYPSIPPGTLAANWLGAYIIGLVSSIFAACNITSSSYLYLMVITGFLGALTTFSTFTHEMGTLIRHHEYWTAVGGIALHVCGSLILFFLGIATFMLFHHAE, from the coding sequence ATGAATGTTGTGTACTCCATCATCGCCATCGGCATAGGCGCAACGGGCGGGGCAGCCTTCCGCTGGCTCCTCGGCCACGCGCTGCACGCCCTCTACCCCTCCATCCCGCCGGGAACGCTTGCCGCCAACTGGCTGGGCGCCTACATCATCGGCCTTGTCTCCAGCATTTTCGCGGCCTGCAACATCACATCTTCCTCATACCTCTATCTGATGGTGATCACGGGTTTTCTGGGCGCGCTCACCACGTTTTCCACCTTCACGCATGAAATGGGCACGCTCATCCGCCACCATGAGTACTGGACGGCCGTGGGCGGCATCGCGCTGCATGTGTGCGGCTCGCTCATCCTGTTCTTCCTCGGGATCGCCACCTTCATGCTGTTCCATCACGCGGAGTGA
- a CDS encoding ATP-binding cassette domain-containing protein yields the protein MLYVIENLLKRRQREQGYRLLIRSLHIPRGARLAITGPSGCGKSTTLDLLGLALRPDSAARFTFAPDPDAAPLDVTALWAGGRHDAMAALRLAHMGYVLQSGELLPFLTVGENMTLTARLGGMPDAEAEARARGLAEALGVAHLRGAMPATLSVGERQRAAIVRALTPGPQLILADEPTAALDPVHAGRVMDAFLAALDLHQGSLVLVTHNAGWARRGGLTELAFRMEEDEGGVTAVLDDDAGAATGSPGGEGAPC from the coding sequence ATGCTCTACGTCATAGAAAATCTCCTCAAGCGCCGCCAGCGCGAGCAGGGCTACCGCCTGCTCATCAGGAGCCTGCACATCCCGCGCGGGGCGCGCCTCGCCATCACGGGCCCCAGCGGCTGCGGCAAGAGCACCACGCTCGACCTGCTCGGCCTGGCGCTCAGGCCGGACTCTGCCGCGCGCTTCACCTTCGCCCCGGATCCCGACGCTGCGCCGCTGGATGTGACCGCCCTCTGGGCCGGCGGGCGCCATGACGCCATGGCCGCCCTGCGCCTTGCGCACATGGGCTATGTGCTCCAGTCGGGCGAGCTCTTGCCCTTTCTGACCGTGGGCGAAAACATGACGCTCACGGCGCGGCTTGGCGGCATGCCGGACGCCGAGGCCGAGGCCCGCGCCCGCGGCCTCGCCGAGGCCCTGGGCGTGGCCCATCTCAGGGGCGCCATGCCGGCCACGCTTTCCGTGGGCGAGCGCCAGCGGGCGGCCATCGTGCGCGCGCTCACCCCGGGGCCGCAGCTCATCCTCGCGGACGAGCCCACAGCCGCGCTCGACCCGGTGCACGCCGGCCGCGTCATGGACGCCTTTCTCGCGGCGCTCGACCTCCATCAGGGGAGCCTCGTGCTCGTGACGCACAATGCCGGCTGGGCGCGGCGGGGCGGCCTTACGGAACTGGCCTTCCGCATGGAGGAGGACGAAGGCGGCGTCACCGCCGTCCTCGACGATGACGCGGGCGCTGCGACGGGCTCCCCGGGCGGGGAGGGCGCGCCATGCTGA